GAATCTTTATCATCGACGATCACATGGTCATGGTCGTGATGGGCTCCGGGGACGAGGATGCGGTTGCCCTTTATTCCGGATCGGTCGGATTTTTACGATTTTTTATCAGGTATTACAATTTCATCATCGAATGGGCAAAAAACACGGGCAGATAAAAACGCCGGATTGTTTTTAGTAATCCCGGATCTCGGTCATTTCTGAAACATCCATCAGCCCTTTCATGGCATTTGACTGCACCCAGCGCCCGCCTTCCTTGATCGCGGCGATCGGGTTGGTGCCGCCAACCGCGGCGATTGCAATGAACTGGGGGCTCACCGGGACCCCGAGCAGCGAGACGTTTGGCACCCCCACTTCCAGCACTCCGATAAAACTGCTGTCGGAGAGCTGGTCAAGGACTTCACCCACACGGGACTCAGCCTCCATGTGGAATTCCCGGATGTTTGCAAGGATGTTGCCGCTGCCCCGGCGCATAACATTTGTCACCGATGTGAGCCGCTGGTAATTGAGCACCTGCAGGGGATCAATTGTCGTATATTCGTACAGGATCATGTGGGTGAAGCGGATGGGCGTCCGGTTCTCGATCTCCACGACGCCCCCGCCGATCGGGTTGACCGGGATACCGTGCCGGATCAACAGCCCGTCAAACGTGACGCTGCAGACGGTGCAGATCGCAGTCTGTCCCTTAGGGACAACAAAATCGTCCACCCGCGCACCCGATTTGTAAAATTTCACCAGCCCGCTTGCAGCGACACGCGTCGTGTAAGCGTCTTTTAAGATCCCGATAGCAAATTCGAGATCTTCGTTTTTCACAAGCGAGAGGTTATAGACCAGCCTGCCCTCGTGGGTATCAGGGCGGTAGGTCACCTGCATGGCAAAATCGTCGATGCTGTGGTTTATGAATTTGAGCTGAGCGGTTTCCTGCAAAACCATTGTATTAATTCTCCGACACGACAATAGAAAAATTGTTCTATAAGACCATGGAAATTTATGTATGATGGAAGACGATATGCGGGAAAAAGCCAGGAATGCGATGCGTCTCATTCTTGAAGCGGCACGGTTCGAGGTGGATGAGGTGGATGAACCGCTGGATCTCTCAGCAGTCCGTGAAGGCACCTGCCTTCTGGTACTCTGTTCCAATGAAAAAGGCGTCATCGCCCAGTTTGACAAGACCAACTACAGCCTTATGGTCAACGACCATGAGATGACCTGCAAGAAACTGCTGTTCACCCTCGAGAAAGAGATCTCAACCGAAAACTGTGTCCAGTGGGGCGTGGACGAATTCGTCCGGTATGCCGGCGAGGCGGTGCTTGCCGATATCCTTGACCGCGAACTTGCGCTGGACCTCTCCGCTACCCTCGCGAAGAAACCCGCGGTCACCGCTGCCGGAGGGGTGGCGGCAACAGCTCCGCAGGCACCGTCCGGTATCACGATCCCCCATTTCCCGGTCAAGGTCAACGAGCAGGCGGCGATCCGCACGGCCGGTATTCAGGGGACGGCAAAGCTCAGGTTCATGCCGTACTTCCTCTTCCACTACACAAGCACCGGGGAGCAGGTGTACAAGGACCGCCGCATCCCGTTTGATGCCGACGGCTGGGGCGCAATAAACGCGATCAACGGCATCAAGATCGAGCTGGACGGAAAACAGGTAGTTGAGGACGAGATCCCCGCGGGCGCCGAAGTCTCCGACCCGCATATCGCAAAAGAGGAGGCCGCGGAGCGGATCGTGAGCGAACTCATCGAACGCCTCACCCAGAAAGTCCGCATCAAGCAGGAGAAAGGGGATGCGATCTTCTACGAGGAGAAGATCCTCAAACCCGACCGGAAGAATATCAAGGTTGACGCAAAGCAGGTCTTTATCCCGGTCTGGCAGATCCGGGGCAAGAAGATTGTCGAAGTAAATGCCTTCACCGGTGAGCTCCTGTCAGAGCCAATGGACGAGGGCGTCGAGGTATTCTGAGAGCGGAGAGGCAAACGGAGATTTTTTTTAAATTTTTTTATGATAATAATTCTTGGCGGGGGCCCTGCAGGGAGGATCGCATCGATCCGGCTTGCAAATGCAGGGAGGGATGTGACCCTTGTCGAATGCGGCGGGATTGGCGGGCAGTGCCTCCATTATGGCTGCATGCCCGTCTGCGCTCTCAATGATGCCGCCCGGTTCATCCGGCAGGCGCGCCTGTTCCGGCAGATGGGGATCTCGGGGGAACCCCCTGCGATCAGTTTCCCGGCACTGCTCAAAGAGATGCAGGCAATCCAGCAGAAGATCGCCGGTATTCTCGACCACGAGACCCGGAGCGCCGGCGTTGGGATTACATACGGAAAGCATGGCAGGCTCTTGGGCAGGCAGGCATTCATTGGCGACGAACCGGTAGAGAGCGATGCCGTAATTGTTGCAACCGGCTCCCGTCCGAATGTGCCGAAGGTGGAGGGGGTCGGCCTCAGCGGCATCTTTACCCCGCATACTCTCCCCCTCGCCAAAAACCTTCCACGACGCCTTGTTATTGTTGGGGGAGGTGTGATGGCTGCAGAATACTCGTATATATTCAGTGCGTTTGGAAGCAAGGTCACCCTGATCAGCCGGAGCGGCTTTCTCAAATCCATCGATAAGCACCTGCGCCCGCTTGCCATCAGGGAACTTGATGACGTTACGATCATGGAAAACACGCCCCTCCTCTCTTTTGAAGGGTGCTCGCAGGTCACCGGAGCCAGGGTCGGGAGTGACAGCGGCGAGATGACGGTGCCTGCCGATGCGGTGCTGATCGCTGCGGGACTCGTGCCCCGTTCCGAGGCGATCGAGGGGGTGAGGAAAGGCACGGCAGGTGAGGTGATCGTAGACGATCATATGCGGACGAGCGTGCCGGGCGTGTATGCAGCCGGTGATGTGACCGGGCCGCCCTACCTCACGCCGATCGCACGCCATGAAGGGATTGTTGCCGCGGACAATATCCTTGGCATCGACCGGAAAATGGATAAGCGGTTCGTCCCGCAATCGATCAGCCTCGACCACGAGCTGGCGTTCTGCACAACGGGCAGCACGACGGCGATCTCAATGGCGATGCCGGGGCTCGCCGGGCCCGGAACGTTCTGGCATGTCCCTTCCGGTACCACGGGGCTTGCCAAAGTGATGGTCGAGCCGGACACCGGCGCTATCAGCGGGATCTGTGCCGCAGGCCCGGGCGGCGGGCTGATCGCAGGGTATCTCGCGTTTCTCATGCGCGAGGGTTACACGGCCCATGATTTTGAGGAATTTATCGAGGTGCACCCATCAACCGACAGTGTGTACGGGCTCCTGAAGTACGCATCGGAACAGCTCAGGCGCCGCTGGTCGTAGGTGGATACCCTTATTATACAAAATGGCGGGGCACTTCCCGATGCTGATGGTATTATTACCGTTGGAATTAAAAAAATTACGATACAAAATCCGCAGGTGATACCCCTGCCCCCTGTGATACCAGGAGCCCCCATGACCGATTCCGAGGACCAGATATCATTTGACCAGACCCGGCTTGACAAGGTGCGGGCACTGCATGAACAGGGTGTCGCGGTCTACCCGCATTCCTTTGACCGCAAGGACACGGTGCAGGAGATCAAGGCCCGTTTTGCAGGTGCCACCCATGAGAAGAGTGCCGAACGGGTGACCACTGCCGGACGACTGTATATCATCCGCAACCATGGCAAGACGCTCTTTGCCGACCTCGGGGATGAGAGCGGGAAGATCCAGCTCTATATCCGCAAAAACGACATAGGGGAGGATAAGTTCAGTTTCTTCAACCAGTACGTGGAACGAGGTGACTTCATCGGCGTGTCCGGGCATGTGTTCCGGACAAAACTCGGTGAGATCACGATCTGGGTGGACAATATAACGCTCCTGTGCAAAGCGGTCTGCCCACTGCCCGAGAAGTTCCACGGGTTAAAAGACATCGAGAAGCGGTACCGGCAGCGGTACGTCGACCTGATTGTCAACGAGGAAAGCCGACAGACGTTCCGGATCCGGAGCAGGGTAATCGCCCTGATCCGCCGCTACCTTGATGAACGGGGATTTCTGGAATTCGAGACCCCTATCCTGCAGCCGGTCTACGGTGGTGCAAACGCCCGCCCGTTCACTTCCTACCATAATTTCCTTGACCAGAAGCTCTTCCTCCGGATCGCACCCGAGCTGTACCTGAAACGGCTGGTTGTCGGGGGATTTGAGAAAGTGTTCGAGGTCGCCCGCAACTTCCGCAACGAGGACATCGATACCAACCACAACCCTGAGTTCTCGATGGTGGAGATTTACTGGGCATACCGGGACTTCCGGGACATGATGAAACTTACCGAGAATTTCATCACGAGCCTCGTCTGGGAGATTTGCGGCAGTCTCGACATCATGTTTGGCGAGACGAAGATCAGCTTTGTAGCGCCGTGGAAGAAGCTGTCGATGTCTGATGCGGTCAAAGAATATGCTGGCATCGATATCTTTTCAAAGAGTACAGACGAGCTCCGCACGCTCGCACAGCAGCACAACCTTGACGAGTGGGAGAGCCCGCAGAGCCAGCGGGAGTTCCTCGTGCTCTTCTTTGAAGGGATGGTGGAGGAGAAGCTTGTCCAGCCCACCTTCATCTACGACTTCCCGATAGAGAACTCGCCGCTTGCCAAAAAACACCGCGAGAAAGAAGGGTTTACCGAGCGCTTCGAGCTCTTCATCTACGGAATGGAGATCGCAAACGGCTTCTCCGAGCTCAACGACCCGGTCGACCAGAAGGCCCGGTTTGACGCGCAGGACGAGAAGCGCCGGCATGGCGACCTTGAGGCGCAGATGATCGATTATGATTTCATCAACGCATTAGGTTATGGCATGCCCCCTACGGGTGGCGTCGGGGTCGGCATCGATCGTCTGGTGATGCTCCTGACGAATAATAACTCGATTAAAGAGGTCATCCTGTTCCCGCAGATGAAAAAGGTGCAGGCAGAGGGGCAGCCTGACGAGAAAAGTCCTGATGTGAATAACCCCTCATAATCCTTTCACAGCTCTCACAATGCGGATGAGGTAGTCCGTATAATAAAAGATCCCGATAATTATTGAGATAATAACTATTAAATCGAAATTTTTCCTCTTTTCAGTTAATATATCGTACAGTAAAAAGACGATGAGGCCGGTGATAAATCCCCCAAAATGTGCAATACCATTGCTGATGGTATTGCCAGCAGGCATAAACTGGCTTTCCAAAATCCCAATGAGCACAATTAACGCTACCATGATCGTCATAAAAATATATGATATGTAATAACGCCAGACAGCACCGGCAAATGCTTCCTTATGATCAAATTGTTCCAGTTTACCGCTCAGGAACCATGTTACAAAAATCATGAGAGCATAAGCAAGAAAGGCCGCATTGATACCGGAAAATCCCTGCCCGCTGGTATCTGATCCAAAAAAATGCCACAGCCCAAGGGTCAGAAATGAGCAGATTACAGGTACAAGAAGGAGCGAAACTCCGGCAATAAGGAAGAACCTTTTTCTGTTGTTCTCGAAGGCGAAGATTGCGAGTATCGTAATGTAATAAAATACCATATTGCCGATCATATGGGGAAACAATTGTGAATGGGTATATTCGTTCAGAACAAGAGTATGCAGATTCAGCAGATTCGACGTGTGGAATATCAGGGTTTTCTCTTTGATGTCCTGTGGCAGAGCAAAAACCAGAAGGAGGAGGAACGGTATGAACCCGAAAAAAAACACCCAAACGGGAGAACTCCAGGCCTTCAGGTTATTTTTCAATTGATCGGATTTTGAAACCTGTGGCTGTACCGGGGCCGGATCCATTATAGATTAGCGTAATCTACAGAGGAGATTAAGATATTGGATGCTTTCTTATTCGTGACAGAACTGTTATCCCAGCGTTTTTACAACATTTCTCCATGACATCCAGTGAAACTCTCGTAAAACACCATCCCCACGAGGTGTTCTCCGCATCCCGCGCCGGACACCTCGACACCCGCCTGCGCCGGTTCATCTACCGCCCGGACCGGCTTGCTGAACGGTACGTGAAACCCGGCAACCGGGTCCTCGATTTCGGCTGCGGCCCGGGGTTCTTCACCCGCGAGTTCGCAAAGCGGGTTGGTGACACCGGCACGGTGATCGCAGCGGACTTACAGGAGGAGATGCTCAAAATCCTGCGGGAGAGACTGGAGCCCGAGGGCCTCCTGCCATGTATCAGGACGCACCGGTGCGAACCGGACTCTCTTGGAATATCCCAAGACTATAACGGGACGATTGACGTGGCCTTCGCCATCTTCGTTGTTCACGAGGTGCCTGATCCTGAAAAACTGTTCCGGGAGATCATGGCGCTTGAAAAACCCGGCGGGACGTTCTTCTATTCGGAGCCGCCGTTCATCGTCTCCGGCAAAGAGTTCCGGGAGAACCTTGCGCTGGCGGAGGAGGCGGGGTTCCGGCTTGAGGGGACGAACTGGTATTTCGTGAACCGGGCAGCGGTGCTGAGGAAGGAGTGAGGCGGGGGACCCCTCTCTGAACATAACTGGGGAGGGGGGCTCCCCTAAATCAGGATCTACCATATCCCGTCGGATCCGTGTTCAGCCGGCCGGTTCCGGCTGATTCGTAGAAATAACAGACCGGTTCTTCAGAAGATAACCGGGATATAGGCTGCAAGGTAGAATGGAATAAAACATGCCAGAACACCGAGAACTACGACAACGATTGCCCTTTGTATTAAGATCTGACATGTATGCTTTATCGCGTAGACCCAGACGCAGCAGCACCAGAGCAGGAAGGCGTAGAATATGATGGCGCTGACTGTCGCGGGATTGAGCAGGATGTTAGTGTGATATTCCGGCTGGGTGATGAGAAGGGATATCACGACAAGGCTGACAAGGCTGGAAACTACCCACGGGAGCATCCCGTACCCGACATTCTGGAGCAGGGCCGGAAACGATCCGGATTGGGAGAATAGCCGGGAGATCAGGTACAAGATCACGGCTAGAAGGATCCAGCCGAGAGACGGCCACAGGACGTAACACCTGATAAGGTACC
Above is a genomic segment from Methanoregula sp. containing:
- a CDS encoding DUF128 domain-containing protein; this encodes MVLQETAQLKFINHSIDDFAMQVTYRPDTHEGRLVYNLSLVKNEDLEFAIGILKDAYTTRVAASGLVKFYKSGARVDDFVVPKGQTAICTVCSVTFDGLLIRHGIPVNPIGGGVVEIENRTPIRFTHMILYEYTTIDPLQVLNYQRLTSVTNVMRRGSGNILANIREFHMEAESRVGEVLDQLSDSSFIGVLEVGVPNVSLLGVPVSPQFIAIAAVGGTNPIAAIKEGGRWVQSNAMKGLMDVSEMTEIRDY
- a CDS encoding NAD(P)/FAD-dependent oxidoreductase — protein: MIIILGGGPAGRIASIRLANAGRDVTLVECGGIGGQCLHYGCMPVCALNDAARFIRQARLFRQMGISGEPPAISFPALLKEMQAIQQKIAGILDHETRSAGVGITYGKHGRLLGRQAFIGDEPVESDAVIVATGSRPNVPKVEGVGLSGIFTPHTLPLAKNLPRRLVIVGGGVMAAEYSYIFSAFGSKVTLISRSGFLKSIDKHLRPLAIRELDDVTIMENTPLLSFEGCSQVTGARVGSDSGEMTVPADAVLIAAGLVPRSEAIEGVRKGTAGEVIVDDHMRTSVPGVYAAGDVTGPPYLTPIARHEGIVAADNILGIDRKMDKRFVPQSISLDHELAFCTTGSTTAISMAMPGLAGPGTFWHVPSGTTGLAKVMVEPDTGAISGICAAGPGGGLIAGYLAFLMREGYTAHDFEEFIEVHPSTDSVYGLLKYASEQLRRRWS
- the lysS gene encoding lysine--tRNA ligase; this translates as MTDSEDQISFDQTRLDKVRALHEQGVAVYPHSFDRKDTVQEIKARFAGATHEKSAERVTTAGRLYIIRNHGKTLFADLGDESGKIQLYIRKNDIGEDKFSFFNQYVERGDFIGVSGHVFRTKLGEITIWVDNITLLCKAVCPLPEKFHGLKDIEKRYRQRYVDLIVNEESRQTFRIRSRVIALIRRYLDERGFLEFETPILQPVYGGANARPFTSYHNFLDQKLFLRIAPELYLKRLVVGGFEKVFEVARNFRNEDIDTNHNPEFSMVEIYWAYRDFRDMMKLTENFITSLVWEICGSLDIMFGETKISFVAPWKKLSMSDAVKEYAGIDIFSKSTDELRTLAQQHNLDEWESPQSQREFLVLFFEGMVEEKLVQPTFIYDFPIENSPLAKKHREKEGFTERFELFIYGMEIANGFSELNDPVDQKARFDAQDEKRRHGDLEAQMIDYDFINALGYGMPPTGGVGVGIDRLVMLLTNNNSIKEVILFPQMKKVQAEGQPDEKSPDVNNPS
- a CDS encoding methyltransferase domain-containing protein translates to MTSSETLVKHHPHEVFSASRAGHLDTRLRRFIYRPDRLAERYVKPGNRVLDFGCGPGFFTREFAKRVGDTGTVIAADLQEEMLKILRERLEPEGLLPCIRTHRCEPDSLGISQDYNGTIDVAFAIFVVHEVPDPEKLFREIMALEKPGGTFFYSEPPFIVSGKEFRENLALAEEAGFRLEGTNWYFVNRAAVLRKE
- a CDS encoding YIP1 family protein, which gives rise to MKSGFKDLLFYPDTFFKNIALEKVNLIPPVIIVAGGCAISLLGTIIPLCFSIVYTMVFDSSINWMHFPVLGYAWYLIRCYVLWPSLGWILLAVILYLISRLFSQSGSFPALLQNVGYGMLPWVVSSLVSLVVISLLITQPEYHTNILLNPATVSAIIFYAFLLWCCCVWVYAIKHTCQILIQRAIVVVVLGVLACFIPFYLAAYIPVIF